A stretch of DNA from Triticum dicoccoides isolate Atlit2015 ecotype Zavitan chromosome 2A, WEW_v2.0, whole genome shotgun sequence:
ttgttgcgaaacacccatttggtaccaatgatgttgtggttgttgtcgggcttctcctaGCTccctcatctagatcgttcgatcacgatcgcgtggctgaaaaccgcacctcatttggactctcctagctccctctatgcctatttaaagaacccctcCGATTTCGGATCTCCTTCTCCCCCCGAAAACCTAAAAATCCCCTcgcgcgcaccggacatgtccgtcgcgCCGGACatttcgcccgccgccgcccgtagcCTCTAGCAGCATGCCACGTGGcacccgccgccagccgccgccgccggcccgttcggcccaaggccggccccctcctccacgcgTCCGGGCCGCGCCCTACGCCCGCTCGCGCCGCCGTCCCCTTCGACACCGGCCGCCCGCGCTGCCTCCGCCTCGTCGCCGGGtccccgccgccacctcgccggtcgccggtgccggccgccgcctcctcgcgccgcccgCGGACGACCTCGGCGTCCGCGCTGCCTTGCCGCCGCCCGGtcgtcctcctccctcctcctcgacgCCTCGCCGTCCCGGCGCCCTCCAATTCCTCTCCGGCAGGCTCCAAGCCGCTCCGGTGATCCTCGGGATCCGTGCTCCAGCGAGATCTGATCTGGATCTGAGATTCGGTTGATATTTTTTCCCGAAACCCTAgctcaagtgctcatgttcatcgtgtcgtaactttgcatccgtagccccgattcatgcatatagcatatcaaaatgttcgtctcagagagtacatcatttcattccattgaattattttcatttgagttcatcttgatgcccgaaatgctgttagaaggaggctacttgagttaattgtcagatctgctactccatttagacttttgtcatttttgccatgattattgtgtgcatgatatgcccatgagctctacatatgtttttttaagggttttgtcatatttccaaaggtgcaacccatgtatttttgtgatgtgtgtggtgactagtgcaagcttgccaagtgaggcacttggtaattctgtttccactaagtccttgagctgtttagttcatgatgccatatgttcgtgttgtttcctagtgatccgtgcctcttttgaggatgatcagtaaggatgttttgttaatattgcagtgctctatccatccatgtctttgtttgcatatatggagcaccctagcttgagttaatcgagctctacttttgctactttgtgaatctgggcagattgtcaacttgtttgcaattttgccgatgatgttgtagttgatccgtgcatgctatgctattgttcttgccatgtctagcttgcattttgtgtattcttgatggatgtatgcttagcttatcatgacttgctcggtagtgagtgcatcgagctcgtaaacatgcctacttgagatctgttttcagcatgtcccagttttcactaagtctgaaaactgattatgtttttgccatgttcacatgcttgcaaatgtattttgtgatcccttttggctcaaggtcactaaggaacttttgttaagctctttgagtagctccatgccatgctttactttgtcatgttcaggtcctgtagcatgtagttttgttgctccgaagagggctatctgatctgaaattccagacaagtgttattttcactaagtctgagatctgtttaccatatgcatttttgccatgcttgtttgaacctgttaatggatgaattggccgtagctcagtgctagacttttgttaagcatcttgaatgcatccctgccatgtattttgatgccatgtttggatgctgtagcatgttcatctcattgcatttagatgcctacttgctgtaaatcgcaaatcgtggtcatatttgaatcgcttgccatttccaaaccgtaactccgattccggtgatctttatatcgttttcaagcgatttcatctcatctttaaagtggcacacttggttttccaagttgaggccaggttcatgcatttcctgtcacatcttgcatatgcatcccgcatcgcaccccgcatagcatatcatctttgcatcatattgtttgatccttgcacgtggttgattgtgttcttgttgcttgtttgtcttgtttgggtagagccgggagacgagttcgctaacaaggagcccgttgagtttgctttcgaggatccagtcaactctgacaactttgcaggcaagatgatcataccctcgaaatcactactatctttgctatgctagattgctcgctcttttcctatgccaatgctacgatgcctaccacttgctttcaagcctcccaaattgccatgttcagcctctaacccaccattgtcctagcaaaccattgattggctatgttaccactttgctcagcccctcttatagcgttgctagttgcaggtgaagattggagaccgttccttattggaacatttatttacttgttgggatatcattatattgccatgttatcttaatgcatctatatacttggtaaagggtggaaggctcggcctctcgcctagtgttttgttccactcttgccgccctagtttccgtcatatcggtgttatgttcccagattttgcgttccttacgcggttgggttataatgggaaccccttgatagttcgtcttcattaaagcttttccagcaatgcccaaccttggttttaccatttgccacctagcctctttttcccttgggtttccggagcccgagggtcatcttattttaaaccccccccccccgggccagtgctcctctgagtgttggtccaactcgtcagccgccggtggctaccaggggcaactctgggctggcctaccggaagtttagacaatctgagtgtgccctgagaacgagatatgtgcagctcctatcgggatttgtcggcacattcgggcggtgttgctagatttgttttgacctgtcgaaatgtcttgaagaaccgaggtaccgagtctgatcggaacgtctcgggaggaggtctattccttcgttgaccgtgagagcttgtcatgggctaagttgggaatcccctgcagggatttgaactttcgaaagccgtgcccgcggttatgggcagatgggaatttgttaatgtccggttgtagataacttaaacataaacttaattaaatgaatcaactgtgtgagttaccgtgatggcctcttctcagtggagtccgggaagtggacacggtgttggagtaatgtttgccgcggGATTGCCCCCtttagttatgcgttcgcgctttgccttctcttcttgctctcttttgcgaataggttagccaccatatatgctagacgcttgctgcagctccacatatttaccttgccttacctattaagcttaaatagtcttgatcgtgagggtgcgagattgctgagtccctgtggctcacagattactattacaccagatgcagggcctgatgatacagctccagatggcgcgcttgagctcaagtgggagttcgacaaggactctcagcgttactatgtttcttttcctgatgatcagtagtggtgcccagttggggtgatcgggaccgtgtcgcatgttgggttgtcttttatttttggcgccgtagtcgggccatgagtgtttggatgatgtatgttatttatgtacttgattgacgtggggagtgtaagccaactatgttatcccttttattcatctatattacatgggatgtttgttatgattgcctgacttgcgacatatgccttcaatgcgattatgcctctaagtcgtgcctcgacacatgggagatatagtcgcatcgagggtgttacagcacgccctgggggtagggcgcgccccccaccctcgtggacggtgggtggcccccctctggtacttctttcgcccaatatttttatatattctgaaatgtgctcccgtgaagtttcgggacttttggagttgtgcagaataggtctctaatattttctccttttccagcccagaattccagctgccggcattccccctcttcatgtaaaccttgtaaaataagagagaataggcataagtattgtgacataatgtgtaataacagcccataatgcaataaatatcgatataaaagcatgatgcaaaatggacgtatcaccgtgatctgaggattatcctcattgttgcacagaagaattatgtccttgatgcaccgctaggtgacagacctattgcaggagaagatgcagacgttatgaacgtttgacaagctcggtatgatgactacttgatagtttagtgcaccatgctttacggcttagaaccgggacttcaaaaatgtgttGAATGccgcggagcatataagatgttccaagagttgaaattggtatttcatactcatgcccgtgtcaagaggtatgaaacATCTGACAGTACtttacctacaagatggaggagaatagctcaaccagtgagcatgtgctcagattgtctgggtactacaattgcttgaatcaagtgggagttaatcttctagataagatagtaattgacaaagttctctagtcactatcaccaagttactagaactagtgatgaactataatatgcaagggatgacgaaagtaattcccaagctcttcgtgattctgaaatcgacgaaggtagaaatcaagaaatagcatcaagtgttgatggttaacaagatcactagtttcaaagaaaaagggcaaagggaaagaaagaggaacttcaaagaagaatagcaagcaagttgctgctcccatgaagaagcccaaagctagaccaagcctggaactaagtgcttctactacaaaggaaatggtcactggaagtggaactgccctagatacttggcggataagaaggatggcaaagtgaacaaaagtatatttgatatacatgttattgatgtgtactttactagtgtttatagaaacccctcagtatttgatactggtttagttactaggagtagtaactcgaaacgggagttgcaaaataaacaaagactagttaagggcgaggtgatgatgtgagttggaagtgattccaaggttgataagatcaccatcgcacagtccctttacctttgggattagtgttaaacctaaaataaatgttatttggtgtttgttttGAGCATAatgtgattggatcatgtttattgcaatacggctattcatttaagtcaaataataattgttattctgtttacatgaataaaaccttctgtggtcatacacccaaggtgaatggtttgttgaatatcgatcgtagtgatacacatattcataatattgaagccaaaagatgaaaagttaataatgatagtgcaacttatttgtagcactgccgtttaggtcatattggtgtaaagcccatgaagaaactccatgctgatgggcttttggaatctcttgattatgaatcacctgattcttgcgaaccatgcctcatgggcaagatgactaagactccgttctccggaacaatggagcgagcaactgacttattggaaataatacatactgatgtatgcggtccgatgaatgttgaggctcacggcgggtatcattattttctaaccttcacagatgatttgagtagatatgggtatatctacttgatgaaacgtaagtcgggaacatttgaaaagttcaaagaattttagagtgaagtggaaaatcattgtaacaagaaaataaagtttctacgatctgatcgtgaaggagaatatttgagttacgagtttggtcttcatttaaaacaatgcggaatagttttgcaactcacgccacctggaacaccatagcgtaatggtgtgttcgaacatcgtaatcgcactttactagatatggtgtgatctatgatgtctcttactgatttactgctaccattttggggttatgcattagagacagctgcatccacgttaaatagggcaccatctaaatccattgagatgacaccgtatgaactatggtttggcaagaaaccaaagctgtcatttcttaaagtttggggttgcgatgcttatgtgaaaaagtttcaaactgataagctcgaacccaaattggagtagtgcgtcttcataggatacccaaaagaaaatgttgggtacaccttctatcacagatccgaaggcaggatattttgttgctaaagaatggatcttttctagagaaggagtttctctcgaaagaagtgagtgggaggaaagtagaacttgataaggtaattgtaccttctcccgagttggaaagtagttcatcacagaaatcagttccagtgatgcctacaccaattagtgaggaagttaataatgatgatcatgaaacttcagatcaagttactaccgaacctcgtaggtcaaccagagtacattccgcaccagaatggtacggtaatcctgttctggaagtcatgttactagaccatgacgaacctatgaactatgaggaagcgatgatgagcccagattccatgaaatggcttaaggccatgaaatctgagatgggatccatgtatgagaacaaagtatggactttggttgacttgcccgatgatcggcaagccatagaaaataaatggatcttcaagaggaagacggacgctgatagtagtgttactatctataaagctagacttgtcaaaaaaaggtttttgacaaagttcaaggtgttgactatgatgagattttctcactcgtggcgatgcttaagtctgtccgaatcatgttagcagattgccacattttatgaaatctgggaaatggatgtcaaaaactacattccttaatggattttttaaagaagagttgtatatgatgcaaccagaaggttttgtcgatcctaaggtgttaacaaagtgtgcaaactccagcgatccatctatggactggtgcaagcatctcggagttggaatatacgctttgatgagttgattaaagcatatgttttatacagacttgcggtgaagcctgtatttacaagaaagtgagtgggagcactacaacatttctgataagtatatgtgaatggcatattgttggtcggaaataatgtagaattttctgcaaagcataaaggagtatttgaaaggagtttttcaaagaaagacctcaatgaagctgcttacacattgagcatcaagatctatagagatagatcaagacgcttgataatttttttcaatgagtacataccttgacaagattttcaagtagttcaaaatggaacagtcaaagaaggagttcttgcctgtgttgcaaggtgtgaagttgagtaaagactcaaaacccgaccacatcagaaaatagaaagagaatgaaaagtcattccctatgcctcagtcataggttctataaagtatgctatactgtttaccagtcctattgtataccttagcatgattctggcaaaggagtacaatagtgatctaggagtagatcactggacagcagtcaaaattatccttagaggactaaggaaatatttctcggttatggaggtgataaaagacttCGTcggaaagagttacgtcgatgcaagctttttacatcgatctagatgactctaagtcttgatctggatacatattgaaagtgggagcaattagctagagtagctccatgcagagcattgtagacatagaaatttgggaaataaatacggatctaaatgttgcagacccgtagactaaacttctctcacaagcaaaacatgatcactctttgggtgttaatcacatagcgatgtgaactagattattgactctagtaaaccctttgggtattagtcacatggagatatgaactaatcacataaagatgtgaactagattattgactctagtgcaagtgggagactgaaggaaatatgccatagaggcaataataaagttattatttatttccttatatcatgataaatgtttattattcatgctagaattgtattaaccggggaacttagtacatgtgtgaatacatagacaaacagagtgtcactagtatgcctctagttgactagctcgttgaatcaaagatggttaagtttcctagacataaacatgagttgtcatttgattaacgggatcacataattagagaatgatgtgattgacttgactcattccgttagcttagcacgatgatcgtttagtttgttgctactgctttcttcatgacttatacatgttcctctgaatatgagattatgcaactcctgaataccggaggaatactttgtgtgctaccaaacgtcacaacgtaactgggtgattataaaggtgctctacaggtgtctccgatggtacttgttgagttggcatagatcgagattaggatttgtcactctgattgccggagaggtatctctgggccctctcagtaatgcacatcactataagccttgcaagcaatgtgactaatgagttagttgtgggatgacgcattacggaacgagtaaagagacttgccagtaacgagattgaactaggtattgagataccgacgatcgaatctcgggcaagtaacataccgatgacaaagggaacaacgtatgttgttatgcggtttgaccgataaagatctttgtagaatatgtaggagtcaatatgagcatccaggttccgctgttgggtaTTGCCCGGAGATTAGtcgcggtcatgtctacatagttctcgaacccgtagggtccacacgcttaacattcggtgacgatcggtattatgagttcatgtgttttgatgtaccgaaggttgtttggagtcctggatgagatcagggacatgacgaggagtctcgaaatattcgagacgtaaagatcgatatattggaaggctatattcggacatcggaaaggttctgagtggttcgggtatttatcggagtaccggagagttacgggaattcgtctgggagtatatgggccttattgggctttaggggcgagagagaggggctgcctagggcaggccccccctccccctccgccaaggcctagtccgaattggactaaggggaggggcggcgcctcctccttccttctcttctctcttccccttccttctctcctactcctactacatggaagggggaatccctagggcgcgccatagtagagggccggccctccccctcctccactcctttatatacgtgggagggggcaccccatagacacacaagttgatcattgatgttttagccgtgtgcggtgcccccctccaccataatccacctcggtcatatcgtagcggtgcttaggtgaagctctgttccagtagcatcatcatcaccgtcatcacgccgtcgtgctaacgaaactctccctcgaagctctactggatcgtgagttcgtgggacgtcaccgagccgaacgtgtgcagatcgcggaggtgtcgtaccttcggtgctagatcggtcgatcgtgaaggtgtacgactacatcaaccgcgttgtcataacgcttctacttatggtctacgagggtacatagacgatactcttccctctcgttgctatgcatcaccatgatcttgcgtgtgcgtaggaaattttttaaaattactgtgTTTCCCAACAGTGAGTAGCAGGAACTACATCAACACCCTGACTAAAATGTATATACAAAATGCCAGCAAGCTAATGAACAAGGACGATCTTGCAATTAAGGTGAATTTTAATTTTCTTAGTGATTTAGATGCTTCATATCCTTACACTAGAACTTTCTTTTGTTTTTTAATATATATTTGAAATCCTAACTAGAAGACATTTCAAGCAAGATTGATATTGAATATATTTTTAACTCATTTATTTTTTTGTTTCACAAATTGATTGAAATAAAATTCACAAGTGATAACAACTATTAAAAATGCTTTTAAATAATTCCAAAATGCTTTTATATTAATTCAAAAATAATTTCAATTAACTGTAACTatgaaaatgatttaatattttaaaattattttattttgaaaaaacTAAAAAGTGAATCAAGTTATACCAAAACAATGATTTTCATGTTTTCCATTTTCACTATttaaaatattccagaaaaatataTTTCAGTAATTTCAGTATCTTTTTCAACTATGTTTATTTGAAATATTTCACATATCACATATTTCACTTATTTAGAATATTTTTGAAACATACATCCCAGCAAATTTcagtacatattttttacttatttAAAATATTTCATCGATcatacttttcaggtatttcaattaTTTCACAAGAGTGGATTTTAGTTATTTTATATAAACCATTTTATTCATTACAAAACAGTGTCACTATTGAAAAATGAAATTTCAGTTATTACAATTTCATAAAAAATCATTTTAATTATTTCATTAGCTCCGGAGACAACTATTTCGATAACTTAAAAATGAGTTCTACATACGTTATTTTGACGTACCAACCATGCGCTGCCTCTCTGGGCATTGCGTCTGTTCCAGTGAACCAACTAATTTTATCCCATGAACGAATATTCTCTGATCCAAACTAAGAAACCGCAGTTCATGTGTGTGGCTTTTGGAAGCCTACCTAACCTGGGACGCTCGTGTACGCCTCATCGCGAGGCTGACGTATGACTGCCAGCAAGGGAAAGGAGTCGGCTGCCCAATAGCCAAAGTGCTTAATCGTTTTTAGGGTTTGCTTTACTTTGTTATATAGTATATGGAGCTACCCACCGCGCAGCCGAATCATTTATAAAAAACAATTGGTCGCTTGGAGTGCAAGAGAGACTAGAATCTAAGTTACTAAACTGAGTACTTTCAGTACGCATGCCCCACggctccatgcatgcatgcacctctATAAATAGCATGCACAAGTCCAGCTCTCAACACCACCACAACACGACCTGCCTGGCACTACATCTAGCTTGTCGATTCTTCGGAGCAGTTGCGTTGTGAACAATGCAAGGCCTCATGGCATCTTCCAAGCTGTCTCTGACCGTCGCCGTCGTGGTTTTTCTGCTCGGCATGGCGGGCGCCGCCCACGGCCTGACGAGGGTGGTCGCCAACAGCCCCGATGAGCCGTGCATGAACATGACGCTCTACTACCACGACATCCTCTACAACGGCAACAACACGGCGAACGCGACCACGGCGGCGGCCACCAAGCCGACGGCGCTGGCCACGACCTACTGGAAGAACAGCACCTACTTCGGCGCGCTGATGGTGTTCAACGACCCCATGACGGTGGGGAAGGCGCTGCCCCTGGCCGGGGAGGAGCCGGCGGCACGCGCGCAGGGGTTCTACTTCTATGATAAGCAGGAGTCGCTGACCTCCTGGTTCGGCTTCTCCATCGTGTTCAACTCCACGGCGCACAAGGGCACGCTCAACCTCGTGG
This window harbors:
- the LOC119359109 gene encoding dirigent protein 5-like → MQGLMASSKLSLTVAVVVFLLGMAGAAHGLTRVVANSPDEPCMNMTLYYHDILYNGNNTANATTAAATKPTALATTYWKNSTYFGALMVFNDPMTVGKALPLAGEEPAARAQGFYFYDKQESLTSWFGFSIVFNSTAHKGTLNLVGADLMGDATRDFSVVGGTGDFFMARGVTTIRTDTIEGLYYFRLQMDIKLYECYL